A genome region from Stenotrophomonas maltophilia includes the following:
- the galU gene encoding UTP--glucose-1-phosphate uridylyltransferase GalU: MSKRIRKAVFPVAGLGTRFLPATKTVPKEMLPIIDRPLIQYAVDEAIEAGCDTLVFITNRYKHAVADYFDKAYELEQKLERAGKQEQLELIRHVLPNGVRAIFVTQAEALGLGHAVLCAKAVIGDEPFAVLLPDDLIWNRGDGALKQMADLNEASGASVIAVEDVPHDKTASYGIVATDAFDGRKGRISQIVEKPKPEDAPSDLAVVGRYVLSPKIFELLEQTGSGAGGEIQLTDAIAQLLKTEEVDAYRFEGTRFDCGTHLGLVEATIRFALDNPKLAGPAREKLTAMLVE, translated from the coding sequence ATGAGCAAGCGAATTCGCAAAGCAGTTTTCCCCGTGGCGGGTCTGGGGACGCGTTTTTTGCCAGCAACCAAGACCGTACCGAAGGAGATGCTGCCGATCATTGATCGGCCGCTGATCCAGTACGCGGTGGATGAAGCAATCGAGGCGGGCTGTGACACGCTGGTGTTCATCACCAACCGTTACAAGCATGCAGTCGCCGACTATTTCGACAAGGCCTACGAGCTGGAGCAGAAGCTCGAGCGCGCTGGCAAGCAGGAGCAGCTGGAACTGATCCGTCACGTACTGCCCAATGGCGTGCGCGCGATCTTCGTGACCCAGGCCGAGGCGCTGGGCCTGGGCCATGCGGTGTTGTGTGCCAAGGCCGTGATCGGTGACGAACCGTTCGCGGTTCTGCTGCCCGACGACCTGATCTGGAATCGCGGCGACGGCGCGCTGAAGCAGATGGCCGACCTCAACGAGGCCAGTGGTGCCAGCGTGATCGCGGTCGAAGACGTGCCGCATGACAAGACCGCCAGCTACGGCATCGTCGCCACCGACGCATTCGACGGCCGCAAGGGTCGCATTTCGCAGATCGTGGAGAAGCCGAAGCCGGAGGACGCGCCGAGCGACCTGGCGGTGGTCGGCCGCTATGTGCTGAGCCCGAAGATCTTCGAGCTTCTGGAGCAGACCGGCAGCGGTGCCGGCGGCGAGATCCAGCTGACCGATGCGATCGCGCAGCTGCTGAAGACCGAAGAGGTCGATGCCTACCGATTCGAGGGCACTCGTTTCGACTGCGGTACGCACCTGGGGCTGGTGGAGGCGACGATCCGCTTCGCGCTGGACAACCCGAAGCTGGCAGGGCCGGCGCGGGAGAAGCTGACGGCGATGTTGGTGGAATAA
- a CDS encoding 3-hydroxyacyl-CoA dehydrogenase/enoyl-CoA hydratase family protein, with protein sequence MSNSLLVRRAAVLGAGVMGAQIAAHLTNAGVDTVLFDLPAKEGPADGIVLKAIANLGKLSPAPLASKSLAEAITPANYESGLEQLKDCDLIIEAIAERMDWKQDLYKKIAPFVADHAVLASNTSGLGINKLADVLPEQLRHRFCGVHFFNPPRYMHLAELIPATTTDAAVLEGLEAFLVTTLGKGVVYAKDTPNFIGNRIGVFSILSTIHHTQQFGLGFDEVDGLTGPLVGRPKSATYRTSDVVGLDTMAHVIKTMGDTLPNDPWHEFFKSPKWLDALISKGALGQKTGAGIFRKVGKDIVVLDLEKQDYRPADRTAAPEVVEILKIKNPAEKFAKLRESQHPQAQFLWATFRDLFHYSAYHLADIAETARDVDLAIRWGYGWSLGPFETWQAAGWKQVAQWIADDIVAGKSMSNAPLPDWVFDGRDGVHAAEGSYSPSRNAKLPRSSLPVYQRQRFPDPLLGETFAPGETVFENDGLRMWHDGDGIAVASFKTKMNTVSDQVLDGLQECVSRAEKDFQGLVIWQQKEPFSAGADLAGALGLLQAGKVDQFEEMVANFQRTSQRIKYSLVPVVAAVRGLALGGGCEFQMHSAKTVAFLESYIGLVEAGVGLLPAGGGLKELAVRASQAAGPGGDVFAELKKTFETVAMAKVSNSAVNAKELGLLRSTDKVVFNSYEALHIAKAEARALAEAGYRPPLPARRIQVAGDVGIATFKMMLVNMLEGRFISPYDYEIAERIATVLCGGKVDRGTLVDEEWLLTLERKHFVELAQQEKTQARIAHMLKTGKPLRN encoded by the coding sequence ATGTCCAATTCCCTGCTAGTCCGCCGCGCCGCCGTGCTGGGTGCCGGCGTCATGGGTGCCCAGATTGCCGCCCACCTCACCAACGCTGGCGTCGACACCGTGCTGTTCGACCTGCCCGCCAAGGAAGGCCCGGCCGACGGCATCGTGCTGAAGGCGATCGCCAACCTGGGCAAGCTGAGCCCGGCGCCGCTGGCCAGCAAGTCGCTGGCCGAAGCCATCACCCCGGCCAACTACGAATCCGGGCTGGAGCAGCTGAAGGACTGCGACCTGATCATCGAGGCCATCGCCGAGCGCATGGACTGGAAGCAGGACCTGTACAAGAAGATCGCCCCGTTCGTGGCCGACCACGCGGTGCTGGCGTCCAACACCTCGGGCCTGGGCATCAACAAGCTGGCCGACGTGCTGCCCGAGCAGCTGCGCCACCGCTTCTGCGGCGTGCACTTCTTCAACCCGCCGCGCTACATGCACCTGGCCGAGCTGATCCCGGCCACCACCACCGACGCCGCCGTGCTGGAAGGCCTGGAAGCATTCCTGGTCACCACCCTGGGCAAGGGCGTGGTGTACGCCAAGGACACCCCGAACTTCATCGGCAACCGCATCGGCGTGTTCTCGATCCTGTCGACCATCCACCACACCCAGCAGTTCGGCCTGGGCTTCGACGAAGTGGACGGCCTGACCGGCCCGCTGGTCGGCCGCCCGAAGTCGGCCACCTACCGCACCTCCGACGTGGTCGGCCTGGACACCATGGCCCACGTCATCAAGACCATGGGCGACACCCTGCCGAACGACCCGTGGCATGAATTCTTCAAGTCGCCGAAGTGGCTGGACGCGCTGATTTCCAAGGGCGCGCTGGGCCAGAAGACCGGCGCCGGCATCTTCCGCAAGGTCGGCAAGGACATCGTGGTGCTGGACCTGGAGAAGCAGGACTACCGTCCGGCCGACCGCACCGCCGCACCGGAAGTGGTCGAGATCCTGAAGATCAAGAACCCGGCCGAGAAGTTCGCCAAGCTGCGCGAGAGCCAGCACCCGCAGGCGCAGTTCCTGTGGGCGACCTTCCGTGACCTGTTCCACTACAGCGCCTACCACCTGGCCGACATCGCCGAAACCGCGCGCGACGTCGACCTGGCCATCCGCTGGGGCTACGGCTGGTCGCTGGGCCCGTTCGAAACCTGGCAGGCCGCCGGCTGGAAGCAGGTCGCGCAGTGGATTGCCGATGACATCGTGGCCGGCAAGAGCATGAGCAACGCCCCGCTGCCGGACTGGGTGTTCGATGGCCGCGACGGCGTGCACGCCGCCGAGGGCAGCTACAGCCCGTCGCGCAACGCCAAGCTGCCGCGCTCGTCGCTGCCGGTGTACCAGCGCCAGCGCTTCCCGGATCCGCTGCTGGGCGAAACGTTCGCACCGGGCGAGACCGTGTTCGAGAACGACGGCCTGCGCATGTGGCACGACGGCGATGGCATCGCCGTGGCCAGCTTCAAGACCAAGATGAACACCGTCTCCGACCAGGTGCTTGATGGCCTGCAGGAATGCGTCAGCCGTGCCGAGAAGGACTTCCAGGGCCTGGTGATCTGGCAGCAGAAGGAACCCTTCTCCGCCGGTGCCGACCTGGCCGGTGCACTGGGCCTGCTGCAGGCCGGCAAGGTCGACCAGTTCGAAGAAATGGTCGCCAACTTCCAGCGCACCAGCCAGCGCATCAAGTACTCGCTGGTGCCGGTGGTGGCCGCCGTGCGCGGCCTGGCCCTGGGTGGTGGCTGCGAGTTCCAGATGCACAGCGCCAAGACCGTGGCCTTCCTGGAAAGCTACATCGGCCTGGTCGAAGCCGGTGTCGGCCTGCTGCCGGCCGGTGGCGGTCTGAAGGAACTGGCCGTGCGCGCCTCGCAGGCCGCAGGCCCGGGCGGCGATGTGTTCGCTGAACTGAAGAAGACCTTCGAGACCGTGGCGATGGCCAAGGTGTCCAACTCGGCGGTCAACGCCAAGGAACTGGGCCTGCTGCGCAGTACCGACAAGGTGGTGTTCAACAGCTACGAGGCCCTGCATATCGCCAAGGCCGAAGCACGCGCCCTGGCCGAAGCGGGCTACCGTCCGCCGCTGCCGGCGCGCCGCATCCAGGTGGCCGGTGACGTGGGCATCGCCACCTTCAAGATGATGCTGGTCAACATGCTGGAAGGCCGTTTCATCAGCCCGTACGACTACGAGATCGCCGAGCGCATCGCCACCGTGCTGTGCGGCGGCAAGGTCGACCGCGGCACCCTGGTGGACGAAGAGTGGCTGCTGACCCTGGAGCGCAAGCACTTCGTCGAACTGGCCCAGCAGGAAAAGACCCAGGCCCGCATCGCGCACATGCTGAAGACCGGCAAGCCGCTGCGTAATTGA
- the ndk gene encoding nucleoside-diphosphate kinase, protein MALERTLSIIKPDAVAKNVIGEIYARFEKAGLKVVAAKYKQLSRREAEGFYAVHRERPFFNALVEFMISGPVMIQALEGENAVLAHRDLLGATNPKEAAAGTIRADFAESIDANAAHGSDSVENAAIEIAYFFAATEVVSR, encoded by the coding sequence ATGGCGCTGGAGCGCACCCTTTCGATCATCAAGCCGGACGCCGTTGCCAAGAACGTCATCGGCGAAATCTACGCCCGCTTCGAGAAGGCCGGCCTGAAGGTCGTGGCCGCCAAGTACAAGCAGCTGTCGCGCCGTGAAGCCGAAGGCTTCTACGCCGTGCACCGCGAGCGTCCGTTCTTCAACGCGCTGGTCGAGTTCATGATCTCCGGCCCGGTGATGATCCAGGCCCTGGAAGGCGAGAACGCCGTCCTGGCCCACCGCGACCTGCTGGGCGCCACCAACCCGAAGGAAGCCGCCGCCGGTACCATCCGCGCCGACTTCGCCGAATCCATCGATGCCAACGCCGCCCACGGCTCGGACTCGGTAGAGAATGCCGCGATTGAAATCGCCTACTTCTTCGCCGCCACCGAAGTCGTTTCGCGCTGA
- a CDS encoding TetR/AcrR family transcriptional regulator encodes MAKPAHFSTKDRILGAAEELFAQHGFAGTSLRQVTSQADVNIAAVNYHFGSKENLVNEVFRRRMDEMTGARLSQLERARAEHPGELRPVLAAFVEPALALAQDRQNGGAFVRVIARAYAEKNDNLRKFLSDHYGHVLRAFGKAIGECVPGLSKEELYWRLDFLAGSLTYAMADFGLIKRPAGVTEAAHRAHAAHELIHFAEAGFRAAARASALPASL; translated from the coding sequence ATGGCCAAGCCCGCCCACTTCTCGACCAAGGACCGGATCCTCGGTGCCGCCGAGGAGCTGTTCGCCCAGCACGGCTTCGCCGGCACCTCGCTGCGCCAGGTCACCAGCCAGGCCGACGTCAACATCGCTGCGGTCAATTACCACTTCGGCTCCAAGGAAAACCTGGTCAACGAGGTGTTCCGTCGCCGCATGGACGAGATGACCGGCGCCCGCCTGTCGCAGCTGGAACGTGCCCGCGCCGAGCACCCCGGCGAACTGCGCCCGGTGCTGGCCGCCTTCGTCGAGCCCGCCCTGGCGCTGGCCCAGGACCGCCAGAACGGCGGCGCCTTCGTGCGCGTGATCGCCCGCGCCTACGCCGAGAAGAACGACAACCTGCGCAAGTTCCTGTCCGACCACTACGGCCACGTGCTGCGTGCGTTCGGCAAGGCCATCGGCGAGTGCGTGCCCGGCCTGAGCAAGGAAGAGCTGTACTGGCGCCTCGACTTCCTGGCCGGCTCGCTCACCTATGCCATGGCCGACTTCGGGCTGATCAAGCGTCCCGCCGGTGTCACCGAAGCGGCGCACCGTGCCCATGCCGCCCACGAACTGATCCATTTCGCCGAAGCCGGGTTCCGCGCCGCCGCACGCGCCAGCGCCCTGCCCGCTTCCCTTTGA
- a CDS encoding tetratricopeptide repeat protein, with the protein MPRPDRLWLVLLAGTLALAVGGCKSHPKAKLGPSEAPVYSVRDPDGVRQQVRWQELLTLAGRDIQGGNLDAAERKAREAQKLVPTAPDGLVLLAGIDERRGRSQQAGENFRKAAELAPQRGDVLNNYGAWLCQQGQAAESLIWFDRAQRAPGNPAVAEAQANAGSCALDAGQFERAERDLRAALATLPGNPVALEAMAQLSFRQGRYMEARAFAERRIAAAPATRSVLQLASQIEARLGDRAASDRYLQRIRQEFPQEAGS; encoded by the coding sequence ATGCCGCGGCCTGACCGCCTCTGGCTGGTTCTGCTCGCAGGCACGCTGGCCCTCGCGGTCGGCGGCTGCAAATCCCATCCCAAGGCCAAGCTCGGCCCGAGCGAGGCGCCGGTCTACTCCGTCCGTGATCCGGATGGGGTGCGGCAGCAGGTGCGCTGGCAGGAATTGCTGACCCTGGCTGGTCGCGACATCCAGGGCGGTAATCTCGATGCCGCCGAGCGCAAGGCGCGCGAAGCCCAGAAGCTGGTGCCCACGGCCCCCGACGGCCTGGTCCTGCTTGCGGGCATCGACGAGCGTCGCGGTCGCAGCCAGCAGGCCGGCGAGAACTTCCGCAAGGCCGCCGAGCTGGCGCCGCAGCGCGGCGACGTGCTCAACAACTATGGTGCGTGGCTCTGCCAGCAGGGCCAGGCGGCCGAATCGCTGATCTGGTTCGATCGTGCTCAGCGGGCGCCGGGCAACCCCGCCGTAGCCGAAGCACAGGCCAATGCCGGCAGCTGTGCGCTGGATGCAGGCCAGTTCGAGCGTGCCGAGCGCGACCTGCGCGCGGCGCTGGCGACGCTGCCCGGCAACCCGGTCGCATTGGAGGCCATGGCCCAGCTCAGCTTCCGCCAGGGCCGCTACATGGAGGCCCGGGCCTTCGCCGAACGTAGGATTGCGGCTGCACCCGCAACGCGTTCCGTGTTACAACTTGCGTCTCAAATCGAAGCGCGGCTGGGGGATAGGGCGGCATCTGACCGCTATCTCCAGCGGATTCGACAGGAATTTCCGCAGGAAGCGGGCTCCTAA
- a CDS encoding polysaccharide biosynthesis protein, translating to MASPWRDRILGLMPRSAIVCHDLFMVWACWQLLHAGRYSILPNAPALPLWNVDTTLVLLLQGLVFWRVGLYRGLWRFASVSDLLNIFKASFIGLVGIVLVLMWKRFDGVPMSVLVIYPFALSALLGAPRLLYRAWKDYQALQSDSSARRVLILGAGQAAETLVRDLRRSGNFEPVGLLDDAPHLRGAKLQGLPILGSLDDAPSVVRETAAKLLVIAMPSLDAAGMQRVVAICESTGVPFRTVPKLSDILQGQSLPGQLKEVAIEDLLGRKPITPDWNLIRGWLGGRTVMVTGAGGSIGSELCRQCARHGAGRIILLEISELLLLTIEGELRRSFPDIEIEAVLGDCGDPAVIRHALSLHPVDTAFHAAAYKHVPVLERQLREAVRNNILATENVARACLEARVEHFVFISTDKAVDPVNALGASKRYAEMICQSLDQKSTHTRFVTVRFGNVLASAGSVVPLFREQILRGGPVTVTDPEVTRYFMTIPEACQLILQAAASASHGAIYTLDMGEPVPIRLLAEQMIRLAGKQPYKDVQIIYTGLRPGEKLHETLFYSDEDYRATAHPKVLEAGVRMFSRDLVLGNVPRLREAVGSYDTGTIKEVLFATMPEFSPIEQDAYISSAKVVPFPAREANRHQ from the coding sequence ATGGCTTCACCTTGGCGGGACAGAATTCTTGGCCTGATGCCGCGTTCGGCCATCGTCTGCCACGACCTGTTCATGGTCTGGGCATGCTGGCAGCTGCTCCATGCGGGGCGGTACTCGATCCTGCCCAACGCGCCCGCGCTGCCCCTCTGGAACGTCGATACCACGCTGGTGCTGCTGCTGCAGGGCCTGGTGTTCTGGCGCGTGGGCCTGTATCGCGGGCTGTGGCGTTTCGCCAGCGTCAGCGACCTGCTGAACATCTTCAAGGCCAGCTTCATCGGCCTGGTCGGCATCGTGCTGGTGCTGATGTGGAAGCGTTTCGACGGTGTGCCGATGTCGGTGCTGGTGATCTATCCGTTCGCGCTGTCGGCGCTGCTGGGCGCGCCGCGCCTGCTGTACCGTGCCTGGAAGGATTACCAGGCACTGCAGTCCGATTCGAGCGCACGCCGCGTGCTGATCCTGGGCGCCGGGCAGGCAGCCGAGACCCTGGTCCGCGATCTGCGCCGTTCCGGCAACTTCGAGCCGGTTGGCCTGCTGGACGACGCACCGCACCTGCGCGGCGCCAAGCTGCAGGGCCTGCCCATCCTGGGCAGCCTGGATGACGCACCGTCGGTGGTTCGCGAGACCGCGGCCAAGTTGCTGGTGATCGCGATGCCGTCGTTGGATGCCGCTGGCATGCAGCGGGTGGTCGCCATCTGCGAAAGCACCGGCGTGCCGTTCCGCACGGTGCCCAAGCTGAGCGACATCCTGCAGGGCCAGTCGCTGCCCGGCCAGCTGAAGGAAGTGGCGATCGAGGACCTGCTCGGCCGCAAGCCGATCACCCCGGACTGGAACCTGATCCGGGGTTGGTTGGGTGGGCGCACCGTGATGGTTACCGGTGCCGGTGGCTCGATCGGCTCGGAGCTGTGCCGCCAGTGCGCGCGCCACGGTGCCGGTCGCATCATCCTGCTGGAGATCAGCGAACTGCTGCTGCTGACCATTGAAGGTGAGCTGCGCCGCAGTTTCCCCGATATCGAGATCGAAGCGGTGCTGGGCGATTGTGGTGATCCCGCGGTGATCCGCCATGCGCTGTCGCTGCATCCGGTCGACACCGCGTTCCATGCGGCCGCTTACAAGCATGTGCCGGTGCTGGAACGGCAGCTGCGCGAAGCCGTGCGCAACAACATCCTGGCGACCGAGAACGTCGCCCGTGCCTGCCTGGAAGCCCGCGTCGAGCATTTCGTGTTCATCTCCACCGACAAGGCGGTGGACCCGGTCAATGCGCTGGGTGCCAGCAAGCGCTATGCCGAGATGATCTGTCAGAGCCTGGACCAGAAGTCCACGCATACCCGGTTCGTCACGGTGCGTTTCGGCAATGTGCTGGCCTCGGCCGGCAGCGTGGTGCCGCTGTTCCGGGAGCAGATCCTGCGTGGTGGGCCGGTCACGGTCACCGACCCGGAAGTCACCCGTTACTTCATGACCATCCCCGAGGCCTGCCAGTTGATTCTGCAGGCAGCGGCTTCGGCTTCGCACGGTGCGATCTACACGCTCGACATGGGCGAACCGGTGCCGATCCGGCTGCTGGCCGAGCAGATGATCCGTCTGGCGGGCAAGCAGCCGTACAAGGATGTGCAGATCATCTATACCGGCCTGCGTCCGGGCGAGAAGCTGCACGAGACGCTGTTCTATTCGGACGAGGACTACCGTGCCACCGCGCATCCGAAGGTTCTCGAGGCCGGTGTCCGCATGTTCTCGCGTGATCTGGTGCTGGGCAACGTCCCGCGCCTGCGGGAAGCAGTCGGCAGCTACGACACCGGAACCATCAAGGAAGTCCTGTTCGCGACGATGCCCGAGTTCTCGCCAATCGAACAGGATGCTTACATTTCATCCGCTAAAGTCGTGCCCTTTCCGGCACGCGAGGCCAACAGGCACCAATGA
- the rlmN gene encoding 23S rRNA (adenine(2503)-C(2))-methyltransferase RlmN — protein MNEVVQSPAIQPLPKSAPTAGKQNLLDLDRAGLEKFFVEVLGEKKFRAHQVMKWIHHRYVTDFDEMTDLGKVLRAKLQAHAEVLVPNIVFDKPSADGTHKWLLAMGVDGKNAIETVYIPDKTRGTLCVSSQVGCGLNCTFCSTATQGFNRNLTTAEIIGQVWVAARHLGNVPHQMRRLTNVVMMGMGEPLMNFDNVVRAMSVMRDDLGYGLANKRVTLSTSGLVPQIDRLSAESDVSLAVSLHAPNDALRETLVPLNKKYPIAELMASCARYLRANKRRESVTFEYTLMKGINDKPEHARELARLMRQFDNAVQAKDSGKVNLIPFNPFPGTRYERSEEAHIRAFQKILLDSNVLTMVRRTRGDDIDAACGQLKGQVMDRTRRQAEFNKTLQAGKGSDAAA, from the coding sequence GTGAACGAGGTCGTACAGTCCCCCGCCATCCAGCCGCTGCCGAAGTCGGCACCCACGGCTGGCAAGCAGAACCTGCTCGACCTCGATCGCGCGGGCCTGGAGAAGTTTTTCGTCGAGGTTCTTGGCGAAAAGAAGTTCCGTGCCCATCAGGTGATGAAGTGGATCCACCATCGCTACGTCACCGACTTCGATGAAATGACCGACCTCGGCAAGGTCCTGCGCGCCAAGCTGCAGGCCCATGCCGAGGTGCTGGTTCCGAACATCGTGTTCGACAAGCCCTCCGCCGACGGCACCCACAAGTGGTTGCTGGCGATGGGCGTTGATGGCAAGAACGCCATCGAGACCGTGTACATCCCGGACAAGACCCGCGGCACGCTGTGCGTGTCCTCGCAGGTCGGTTGCGGCCTGAACTGCACGTTCTGCTCCACCGCCACCCAGGGCTTCAACCGCAACCTGACCACCGCCGAGATCATCGGCCAGGTGTGGGTTGCCGCACGCCACCTGGGCAACGTGCCGCACCAGATGCGCCGCCTCACCAACGTGGTGATGATGGGCATGGGCGAGCCGCTGATGAATTTCGACAACGTCGTGCGCGCCATGAGCGTGATGCGCGACGACCTGGGCTACGGCCTGGCCAACAAGCGCGTGACCCTGTCGACCTCCGGCCTGGTGCCGCAGATCGATCGCCTGTCTGCCGAAAGCGACGTGTCGCTGGCGGTGTCGCTGCATGCGCCGAACGACGCGCTGCGCGAGACCCTGGTGCCGCTCAACAAGAAGTACCCGATCGCCGAGCTGATGGCCTCGTGCGCACGCTACCTGCGCGCCAACAAGCGCCGCGAATCGGTCACCTTCGAATACACCCTGATGAAGGGCATCAACGACAAGCCCGAGCATGCCCGTGAGCTGGCCCGCCTGATGCGCCAGTTCGACAACGCGGTGCAGGCCAAGGATTCGGGCAAGGTCAACCTGATCCCGTTCAACCCGTTCCCGGGCACCCGCTACGAGCGTTCGGAAGAGGCGCACATCCGTGCCTTCCAGAAGATCCTGCTCGACAGCAACGTGCTGACCATGGTCCGCCGCACCCGTGGCGACGACATCGACGCCGCCTGTGGCCAGCTCAAGGGGCAAGTCATGGACCGTACCCGCCGCCAGGCGGAGTTCAACAAGACGCTGCAGGCGGGGAAGGGGAGCGATGCCGCGGCCTGA
- a CDS encoding RodZ domain-containing protein yields MIDDQTVSALETAAGCGTRLRQAREAAGLTLEDVGSRLRMPVQVVKSLEEEQWQKLGAPVFVRGQLRSYARLLDVDVGQLLEQAQVGPVVPPTLVSHTHTPRARRIAENLGRRVLYVGITAVLAVPVWFATRGHFDGSATPSPNTASLDAIPAAVPVAPSAAGVEPSAPVEVASGPASKPAATPYVASLSPVPRPAPTAPAAANTLEMQFSGDSWVDIGGPDGGTVEKALIKSGESRSFTPGQVARVTLGNASAVQVQQNGAIVDLTPYQRANVARFQVSSEGSVVPVSH; encoded by the coding sequence GTGATTGATGACCAGACTGTGAGCGCTCTCGAGACTGCGGCCGGCTGCGGCACCCGCCTGCGCCAGGCCCGTGAAGCGGCCGGACTGACCCTTGAGGATGTCGGCTCGCGCCTGCGCATGCCGGTCCAGGTGGTCAAGTCGCTGGAAGAAGAGCAGTGGCAGAAGCTGGGCGCACCCGTCTTCGTGCGCGGCCAGCTGCGCAGCTACGCGCGCCTGCTTGATGTCGATGTGGGCCAGCTGCTCGAGCAGGCCCAGGTGGGTCCGGTGGTGCCGCCCACCCTGGTCAGCCATACCCATACCCCGCGTGCGCGCCGCATTGCCGAGAACCTCGGCCGGCGCGTGCTGTACGTCGGCATCACCGCCGTGCTGGCCGTGCCGGTGTGGTTCGCCACCCGCGGCCATTTCGATGGCAGCGCCACGCCGTCGCCGAACACCGCCTCGCTGGACGCGATCCCGGCCGCTGTGCCGGTGGCCCCGTCCGCTGCGGGTGTCGAGCCCTCGGCCCCGGTTGAAGTCGCAAGCGGCCCGGCCAGCAAGCCGGCCGCAACGCCGTATGTCGCTTCGCTGTCCCCGGTGCCGCGTCCGGCACCCACTGCGCCCGCGGCCGCCAATACGCTGGAGATGCAGTTCAGCGGCGACAGCTGGGTCGATATCGGTGGTCCGGACGGCGGCACCGTCGAGAAGGCACTGATCAAGTCCGGCGAGAGCCGCAGCTTCACGCCCGGCCAGGTGGCCCGGGTGACCCTGGGCAACGCTTCGGCGGTCCAGGTTCAGCAGAACGGCGCTATCGTCGATCTGACCCCCTACCAGCGAGCCAACGTGGCACGCTTTCAGGTATCCTCTGAAGGCTCCGTAGTCCCGGTTTCGCACTGA
- a CDS encoding acetyl-CoA C-acyltransferase — MTKQIQDAYIVAATRTPVGKAPKGMFRNTRPDDMLAHVLRSVVAQAPGVDVNRIDDAIIGCAMPEAEQGMNVARIGVLLAGLPNTIAAQTVNRFCSSGLQAVAQAADAIRLGNADLMLAGGTESMSMVPMMGNKIAMAPSVFDNDHVAIAYGMGITAEKVAEEWKVSREDQDAFALASHQKAMAAIQNGEFKDEISPYEIVSHLPDLADGQRIITRNKVVDTDEGPRPDSSAEGLAKLRPVFRNGQFGGTVTAGNSSQMSDGAGAVLLASEQAIKDYGLTPLARFVSFSVAGVRPEVMGIGPIAAIPKALKQAGLTQDQLDWIELNEAFAAQSLAVIRDCGLDPSKVNPLGGAIALGHPLGATGAIRTATLLHGLRRRQQKYGMVTMCIGTGMGAAGIFEAL, encoded by the coding sequence ATGACCAAGCAAATCCAGGACGCCTACATCGTCGCCGCCACCCGTACCCCGGTTGGCAAGGCGCCCAAGGGCATGTTCCGCAACACCCGCCCCGACGACATGCTTGCGCACGTGCTGCGCAGCGTCGTCGCCCAGGCCCCGGGCGTGGACGTCAACCGCATCGATGACGCGATCATCGGCTGCGCCATGCCGGAAGCCGAGCAGGGCATGAACGTGGCGCGCATCGGCGTGCTGCTGGCTGGCCTGCCGAACACCATCGCCGCGCAGACCGTGAACCGCTTCTGCTCCTCCGGCCTGCAGGCCGTGGCGCAGGCCGCCGACGCGATCCGCCTGGGCAACGCGGACCTGATGCTGGCCGGTGGTACCGAGTCGATGTCGATGGTGCCGATGATGGGCAACAAGATCGCGATGGCGCCGAGCGTGTTCGACAATGACCACGTCGCCATCGCCTACGGCATGGGCATCACCGCCGAGAAGGTGGCCGAAGAGTGGAAGGTCTCGCGCGAGGACCAGGACGCCTTCGCCCTCGCCTCGCACCAGAAGGCCATGGCCGCGATCCAGAACGGCGAGTTCAAGGACGAGATCAGCCCGTACGAGATCGTCTCGCACCTGCCCGACCTGGCCGACGGCCAGCGCATCATCACCCGCAACAAGGTCGTCGACACCGACGAAGGCCCGCGCCCGGACTCGTCCGCTGAAGGCCTGGCCAAGTTGCGCCCGGTGTTCCGCAACGGCCAGTTCGGCGGCACCGTCACCGCCGGTAACTCCTCGCAGATGAGCGATGGCGCCGGTGCCGTGCTGCTGGCGTCGGAGCAGGCCATCAAGGATTACGGCCTGACCCCGCTGGCCCGTTTCGTCAGCTTCTCGGTGGCCGGCGTGCGCCCGGAAGTGATGGGCATCGGCCCGATCGCCGCGATTCCGAAGGCGCTGAAGCAGGCCGGCCTGACACAGGACCAGCTGGACTGGATCGAATTGAACGAAGCCTTCGCCGCGCAGTCGCTGGCGGTGATCCGCGATTGCGGGCTGGACCCGAGCAAGGTCAACCCGCTGGGCGGCGCGATCGCCCTGGGCCACCCGCTGGGCGCGACCGGCGCGATCCGTACCGCCACCCTGCTGCACGGCCTGCGTCGTCGCCAGCAGAAGTACGGCATGGTGACGATGTGCATCGGCACCGGCATGGGCGCAGCGGGTATTTTCGAGGCGCTGTAA